A single genomic interval of Actinomycetes bacterium harbors:
- the sufB gene encoding Fe-S cluster assembly protein SufB: MTAIPETTHAEVDALGRYAFGWADSDIAGATAQRGLSDAVVRNISALKYEPEWMLNLRLKGLRLFGKKPMPTWGSDLSGIDFDNIKYFVRSTEKQATSWDELPADIKNTYDKLGIPEAEKQRLIAGVAAQYESEVVYHQIREDLEEKGVLFLDTDTALREHEELFKEYFGTVIPVGDNKFAALNTAVWSGGSFIYVPPGVKVDIPLQAYFRINTENMGQFERTLIIADEGSSVHYVEGCTAPIYSSDSLHSAVVEIIVKKDAHVRYTTIQNWSNNVYNLVTKRTAVQAGGRMEWIDGNIGSKVTMKYPACYLLGEHAQGETLSVAFAGEGQHQDAGAKMVHSAPHTSSTIISKSVARGGGRTSYRGLVQVLEGANGSRSTVKCDALLVDTVSRSDTYPYVDVREDDVTMGHEATVSKVSEDQLFYLMSRGLSEDEAMAMIVRGFVEPIAKELPMEYALELNRLIELQMEGAVG; the protein is encoded by the coding sequence GTGACTGCCATCCCCGAGACCACTCACGCCGAGGTCGACGCCCTCGGCCGTTACGCCTTCGGCTGGGCGGACTCCGACATCGCCGGCGCGACGGCTCAGCGCGGCCTGTCCGACGCCGTTGTCCGCAACATCTCGGCGCTCAAGTACGAGCCCGAGTGGATGCTCAACCTGCGCCTCAAGGGGCTGCGGCTGTTCGGCAAGAAGCCGATGCCGACCTGGGGCTCGGATCTCTCGGGCATCGACTTCGACAACATCAAGTACTTCGTCCGCTCCACCGAGAAGCAGGCCACCTCCTGGGACGAGCTGCCCGCAGACATCAAGAACACCTACGACAAGCTGGGCATCCCCGAGGCCGAGAAGCAGCGGCTGATCGCGGGCGTCGCGGCGCAGTACGAGTCCGAGGTCGTCTACCACCAGATCCGCGAGGACCTGGAGGAGAAGGGCGTCCTCTTCCTCGACACCGACACCGCGCTGCGCGAGCACGAGGAGCTCTTCAAGGAGTACTTCGGCACCGTCATCCCGGTCGGCGACAACAAGTTCGCCGCGCTCAACACCGCGGTCTGGTCCGGCGGCTCCTTCATCTACGTCCCGCCCGGCGTCAAGGTGGACATCCCGCTGCAGGCCTACTTCCGGATCAACACCGAGAACATGGGCCAGTTCGAGCGGACGCTGATCATCGCCGACGAGGGCTCCTCGGTGCACTACGTCGAGGGCTGCACCGCCCCGATCTACTCGTCGGACTCGCTTCACTCGGCCGTCGTCGAGATCATCGTCAAGAAGGACGCGCACGTCCGCTACACGACGATCCAGAACTGGTCGAACAACGTCTACAACCTGGTCACCAAGCGCACAGCGGTGCAGGCCGGGGGCCGGATGGAGTGGATCGACGGCAACATCGGCTCCAAGGTGACCATGAAGTACCCCGCCTGCTACCTGCTCGGCGAGCACGCGCAGGGGGAGACGCTTTCAGTCGCCTTCGCGGGCGAGGGCCAGCACCAGGACGCGGGCGCCAAGATGGTGCACTCGGCGCCGCACACGTCGTCGACCATCATCTCCAAGTCGGTGGCCCGCGGCGGCGGCCGCACCTCCTACCGCGGGCTGGTCCAGGTGCTCGAGGGTGCCAACGGGTCCCGGTCGACGGTGAAGTGCGACGCGCTTCTGGTCGACACCGTCAGCCGCTCGGACACCTATCCCTACGTCGACGTGCGCGAGGACGACGTGACGATGGGCCACGAGGCCACGGTCTCCAAGGTGAGCGAGGACCAGCTCTTCTACCTGATGAGCCGCGGCCTGTCCGAGGACGAGGCGATGGCGATGATCGTGCGCGGCTTCGTCGAGCCGATCGCCAAGGAGCTCCCGATGGAGTACGCCCTCGAGCTCAACCGCCTGATCGAGCTGCAGATGGAAGGAGCCGTGGGCTGA